A genomic region of Leptolyngbya sp. NIES-2104 contains the following coding sequences:
- a CDS encoding DUF2808 domain-containing protein has translation MKATQTTLEQGNYLMKETLNQLQIVFTVAIANTLFSTTAIAQPYPPLNSKPHLAAVSGQAYTFTMTLPKRSSNYKKLSFSLMNLDRQSIVPLPLNLKNTVVRTKNAIALKSTFIDETGTLWVEFNSSIPANTPLTVTFKAQEPLLAGQYQYQIAAYPTSGASAEFVKDGTFVSR, from the coding sequence GTGAAAGCAACTCAGACAACATTAGAACAAGGGAATTACCTCATGAAAGAAACGCTCAATCAACTACAAATCGTTTTCACCGTTGCGATCGCGAATACTCTCTTCAGCACAACCGCGATCGCTCAACCTTATCCGCCGCTCAATTCTAAGCCACATCTCGCAGCAGTCAGCGGACAAGCATACACTTTCACAATGACGCTACCAAAGCGATCGAGCAATTACAAAAAACTATCCTTTTCATTGATGAATCTCGATCGACAATCTATCGTCCCGCTCCCACTCAATCTGAAAAACACAGTGGTAAGAACAAAGAACGCGATCGCACTCAAGAGCACGTTCATCGATGAAACCGGAACGCTTTGGGTAGAATTCAATTCGTCTATTCCTGCAAACACCCCATTAACGGTGACTTTCAAAGCACAAGAGCCACTCCTAGCAGGACAATACCAATATCAGATTGCAGCTTATCCCACCAGTGGTGCTAGTGCAGAATTCGTCAAAGATGGAACATTCGTTTCCCGATAG
- a CDS encoding HlyD family type I secretion periplasmic adaptor subunit, whose amino-acid sequence MKNPRFFASLQSRYQTLQDQFENTLESKATGLPAPANWTKRLTQIILLGVAAGAGWSVLARVDVVVNASGKLEPQSQSQVVQSRSGGVVTGVLVREGESVKQGQLLMQFDRTSLLNRLQELLIQRQRLVKETAVLRLAQQGKSIASVSNSQTTISPELMSQVQTRLLLIAQLSGDAGNLAPEQQQRFNLYQQQLRDRQSLTSLQASTLQSKMAEADAQIRQTEFQLQREQELLDRLRPLVEQGAIPRVSMVQREVAIGDLQKQLVQSTLQRQQVEIGQVQGQVEAGKSLNETQQDLQKQLAELDTKFDSIIKDNQRQLVEVISQLNQVQLDLKNQGLRSPADGVIFELATKLPGAVTQPGQTLLQVVPNEALIARVQVANADIANVQVGLPVDVRIDAYPFTEFGAIKGVVSKVGSEAVPTSQQTPRSTAFPIEVRLDRQFLERRSERFTLKPGMTITAMVKVRQRAPISYVTEEITKAFDGMKSVR is encoded by the coding sequence ATGAAGAACCCTCGATTTTTTGCATCACTCCAATCTCGCTATCAAACTCTACAAGATCAATTTGAAAATACGCTGGAATCAAAAGCAACTGGATTACCCGCCCCTGCAAATTGGACAAAGCGGCTCACACAGATTATTTTGCTAGGTGTTGCGGCTGGAGCGGGTTGGTCAGTCCTCGCACGAGTGGATGTCGTTGTGAATGCCAGCGGTAAACTAGAGCCACAATCACAGTCGCAGGTCGTACAATCAAGGTCTGGCGGAGTTGTCACAGGTGTTTTAGTGCGTGAGGGGGAATCCGTTAAACAAGGACAGTTATTAATGCAATTCGATCGCACTTCATTGTTGAATCGATTGCAGGAATTGTTAATTCAACGACAGCGATTAGTTAAAGAAACCGCTGTTCTTAGACTCGCTCAGCAAGGAAAATCGATCGCATCCGTCAGCAATAGTCAGACCACGATTTCACCGGAATTGATGAGCCAAGTTCAAACCCGATTGTTACTCATAGCGCAACTGTCGGGAGATGCAGGAAACCTTGCACCCGAACAACAGCAGCGATTCAACTTATATCAACAACAATTACGCGATCGACAATCCTTAACCAGTTTACAAGCTTCCACCCTCCAATCAAAGATGGCTGAAGCGGATGCCCAAATTCGTCAAACCGAATTCCAGCTTCAACGCGAACAAGAACTATTAGACCGACTACGCCCCCTCGTCGAGCAAGGTGCAATTCCGCGTGTGAGTATGGTACAGCGTGAAGTCGCGATCGGTGATTTGCAAAAACAATTAGTCCAAAGTACCCTCCAACGTCAACAAGTCGAAATTGGTCAGGTACAAGGTCAAGTTGAAGCAGGTAAATCACTGAATGAAACACAGCAAGATTTACAAAAACAATTAGCTGAACTAGATACCAAGTTCGATAGCATCATCAAAGACAATCAGCGACAGTTAGTAGAAGTCATTTCACAGCTTAATCAAGTTCAACTCGATTTGAAAAATCAAGGACTGCGATCGCCTGCCGATGGTGTGATCTTTGAACTTGCAACAAAGCTTCCTGGCGCAGTCACACAGCCCGGACAAACCCTATTACAGGTCGTTCCGAATGAAGCTTTGATTGCGCGGGTTCAGGTTGCCAATGCCGACATCGCCAATGTTCAAGTTGGGCTTCCGGTAGATGTTCGGATTGATGCTTATCCGTTTACAGAGTTCGGAGCCATTAAAGGAGTCGTCTCTAAAGTGGGTAGCGAGGCAGTTCCAACGAGCCAGCAAACGCCTCGATCGACTGCATTTCCGATCGAAGTCCGGCTCGATCGCCAATTTCTAGAACGTCGATCGGAGCGCTTTACACTCAAGCCTGGGATGACGATTACAGCAATGGTGAAAGTTCGACAACGTGCACCCATTAGCTACGTCACCGAGGAGATTACCAAGGCGTTTGATGGAATGAAATCGGTTCGTTAG
- a CDS encoding peptidase domain-containing ABC transporter, translating to MTQSNERLQLYFKEFFKTWLFQDLPPKVQSAIAAKLQICSFQPGEIIYSALELPSAVHFIVQGTVRILGTAANHSPTLAVVRRGSIVGWDSLLRRVSSGEVRAAMDAQAIDKSVITLALPADAFEVLALKYLMPQLTQQVSVLELFDTLHQSLSQRSAPVSDLPEIVRYIEQEQFAIAQHYTMETSEQLPNDRIWLVSGGEFLNVPIGTRITNVRELRQSHPSRFPIRLLGIDRECLTSTIQPAASASLTAEIPNATTHEAPTVADTNYPVWKSRSPELIEDIVASFGMVCEVLKVPYRPDSLRRWLKQQNLDRFEPMDLYIKIAQAIGLNAQIVRFTPTGGGLNRLTTPALIQFGDIFAVLYTVTQNTAVLASPRTGLLKLAPDRLAARLTIEPTSKRETVICQAIVLDRLATTSTKRFGFHRFLPMVIKQRAVLVQVLLASVVIQLLSLGNPLLVQQVIDNVIISANAGAMPTFGALMIGFALLEGVLTILRTQMLVSTTNRLDLHLGVEIVRHLLHLPLKFFEQRSVGELSSRLIELENIRQFMTETAITTVMDVVFSVFYILVMFLYSARLTFCVLVTVPIVIVSTLLMSKIQQKLIRLKADQGAKVQSYIVEVLSGITSVKSQHMESLVEATWRDRYVQYLSSGFTTSNINTIFYSYSNFLNTISSLLVLWVGAELVLQGELTLGGMIAFRILTGYVTGPLLRLARLWHRFQETSLSMELLADIADAPIEEELAQAQPFQIPAIVGRVQYQDVCFGFKPGQRQLSDISLDIKPGTFVGIVGQSGSGKSTLMKLLPRLYLPDSGTITIDNYDVCKVDLHALRSQIGVVSQDAVLFQGTIRDNITLFEPLPDEVVIEAARVAEAHDFIMQLPEGYQTQIGERGSSLSGGQRQRIAIARVVIRNPRLLIFDEATSALDYETERRVCTNLMRRFQGRTCFFITHRLNTITHADWILFMQSGIIAEQGTHSELIALRQLYYCLYTQQSRQPGEDS from the coding sequence ATGACTCAAAGCAATGAACGGCTGCAACTCTACTTCAAAGAATTTTTTAAGACATGGCTATTTCAGGATTTGCCGCCGAAGGTACAATCTGCGATCGCAGCTAAACTACAAATTTGTTCTTTTCAGCCTGGAGAAATTATTTATTCTGCACTGGAACTCCCGTCTGCGGTGCATTTCATTGTTCAAGGAACCGTCAGGATTTTAGGGACAGCGGCGAATCATTCTCCAACTTTAGCCGTTGTTCGTAGAGGCTCGATCGTGGGTTGGGATAGTTTGCTGCGTCGAGTGAGTTCGGGAGAAGTTCGCGCTGCGATGGATGCTCAAGCGATCGACAAATCCGTCATTACATTAGCGCTTCCTGCCGATGCGTTTGAAGTGCTTGCGTTGAAGTATTTGATGCCACAGTTAACTCAGCAGGTTAGCGTTCTAGAGCTATTTGACACACTTCATCAGTCCCTTTCTCAGCGATCGGCTCCCGTGTCAGATTTGCCGGAAATTGTTCGATACATCGAGCAAGAGCAATTCGCGATCGCACAACACTACACAATGGAAACGTCGGAGCAGTTACCCAACGATCGCATCTGGCTTGTGAGCGGTGGTGAATTTCTCAATGTTCCAATTGGGACGCGCATTACAAATGTTCGAGAATTACGACAGTCGCATCCTTCACGATTTCCAATTCGATTGTTGGGTATCGATCGAGAATGCTTAACTTCGACAATTCAACCCGCCGCTTCTGCGTCACTGACGGCAGAAATTCCAAATGCTACCACTCACGAAGCTCCAACTGTAGCAGATACGAACTATCCGGTGTGGAAATCGCGATCGCCAGAGTTGATCGAAGATATTGTCGCTAGTTTTGGTATGGTTTGTGAGGTTCTCAAAGTTCCCTATCGTCCGGATTCTTTGCGCCGTTGGTTAAAGCAGCAAAATCTCGATCGATTTGAGCCGATGGATTTGTATATCAAAATTGCTCAAGCGATCGGGCTAAATGCTCAAATTGTTCGATTCACACCGACCGGAGGCGGACTCAATCGACTAACAACGCCTGCTCTGATTCAATTCGGAGATATTTTTGCAGTGTTATACACGGTCACTCAGAACACCGCTGTATTAGCTTCTCCGCGAACGGGACTGCTCAAACTAGCTCCCGATCGCTTAGCAGCGCGATTAACGATCGAGCCGACTTCAAAACGAGAAACCGTGATTTGTCAGGCGATCGTGCTCGATCGATTAGCGACCACATCGACGAAGCGATTTGGCTTTCATCGATTTTTACCGATGGTGATCAAGCAGCGGGCGGTGTTGGTTCAGGTATTACTTGCCTCTGTTGTCATTCAGCTTTTGAGCTTGGGAAATCCGCTCTTAGTACAGCAGGTGATTGATAACGTGATTATCAGTGCAAATGCTGGAGCAATGCCAACCTTTGGAGCATTGATGATCGGATTTGCGCTTTTAGAAGGTGTTCTAACGATCTTACGCACCCAAATGTTAGTGAGTACGACAAATCGCTTAGATTTGCATTTGGGTGTTGAGATTGTTCGGCATTTGTTACACCTGCCACTGAAATTTTTTGAACAGCGATCGGTCGGTGAGCTATCTTCTCGACTAATCGAGCTTGAGAACATTCGCCAATTCATGACCGAAACCGCCATTACAACCGTGATGGATGTTGTATTTTCGGTGTTCTACATTCTTGTGATGTTTCTCTACAGTGCCCGGTTAACCTTCTGTGTGCTGGTCACAGTTCCGATCGTAATTGTTTCAACTTTGCTGATGTCTAAAATTCAGCAAAAATTGATTCGGCTCAAAGCGGATCAAGGTGCAAAAGTGCAGTCTTACATTGTGGAAGTGTTGAGCGGCATTACCTCGGTAAAATCTCAGCACATGGAATCATTAGTCGAAGCCACTTGGCGCGATCGCTATGTGCAATATCTGTCTAGCGGATTCACGACTTCAAACATTAACACCATCTTTTATTCATACAGCAACTTTCTCAACACGATTAGTAGCTTACTGGTGCTCTGGGTCGGAGCTGAACTCGTTTTACAAGGAGAATTAACGCTCGGTGGAATGATTGCATTCCGGATTTTGACGGGCTATGTGACCGGACCTTTACTTCGATTAGCGAGACTTTGGCATCGATTTCAAGAAACCTCACTTTCGATGGAACTCCTCGCGGATATTGCGGATGCACCGATCGAGGAAGAACTAGCGCAAGCTCAACCGTTTCAAATTCCAGCGATCGTCGGACGAGTGCAGTATCAAGATGTTTGTTTCGGCTTCAAACCGGGACAGCGACAACTCTCTGATATTTCTCTCGACATTAAACCCGGTACTTTTGTGGGAATTGTCGGGCAGAGCGGTTCTGGAAAAAGCACATTGATGAAGCTACTGCCGCGATTGTATCTACCCGACAGCGGCACAATCACGATCGATAACTATGACGTGTGCAAAGTAGACTTGCACGCTTTACGATCGCAAATTGGTGTCGTTTCTCAAGATGCGGTTCTGTTTCAAGGAACCATTCGCGATAACATCACTTTGTTTGAACCTTTGCCCGATGAAGTCGTGATCGAAGCCGCGAGAGTTGCAGAAGCACATGATTTTATTATGCAGTTGCCGGAAGGCTATCAAACTCAAATCGGTGAACGTGGATCATCACTTTCTGGTGGGCAACGACAGCGAATCGCGATCGCTCGTGTGGTGATTCGGAATCCGCGATTGTTGATCTTTGATGAGGCAACTAGTGCTTTAGATTACGAAACGGAACGTCGTGTGTGTACAAATTTGATGCGGCGATTTCAAGGTCGGACTTGTTTCTTTATCACTCATCGGTTGAATACAATCACTCATGCAGATTGGATTTTGTTTATGCAGTCGGGCATCATCGCTGAACAAGGAACACATTCAGAATTGATCGCACTTCGACAGCTTTACTACTGCCTTTATACACAACAATCACGACAACCAGGAGAAGACTCATGA
- a CDS encoding peptidylprolyl isomerase, with amino-acid sequence MSSHLKIGSRLLDSDQMISALVQYKLLEPLVGHLLLDEVFKEVPLLKQEVCQAMTGKSEIPENFEHFIVQWCEQKNITLEYFQSVIVRDWQLQKFKQIQFASQVESEFLRMKPDLDQVEYSLIQVEDQSFAQELYFQIRDDGVEIAQLAREHSLGSEKQSDGWVGPVALSSLPIDVFNQFRHQKSGIVYPPIAINQRFWIVRLERLIAARLTDATRAQVIDRLYNQWLQTQIQKVMNTPGAIAVHSDSASPVLAVA; translated from the coding sequence ATGAGTAGCCATTTAAAGATTGGAAGTCGCTTACTCGATAGTGATCAAATGATTTCTGCCTTGGTGCAGTACAAGCTTCTCGAACCTTTAGTTGGACATTTATTATTAGATGAAGTGTTCAAAGAAGTTCCTTTGCTAAAACAAGAAGTCTGTCAAGCAATGACGGGGAAGTCTGAGATTCCAGAGAATTTCGAGCATTTTATCGTGCAGTGGTGTGAACAGAAAAACATTACATTAGAGTATTTTCAATCTGTGATTGTGCGAGACTGGCAACTGCAAAAATTTAAGCAGATCCAGTTTGCGTCTCAGGTGGAATCTGAGTTTCTTCGGATGAAGCCAGATTTGGATCAAGTGGAATATTCGTTGATTCAAGTTGAGGATCAATCATTCGCGCAAGAACTATATTTTCAGATTCGTGATGATGGAGTTGAGATTGCACAACTGGCACGAGAACATTCATTAGGAAGCGAAAAGCAATCAGACGGTTGGGTTGGTCCGGTTGCATTGTCTAGTTTACCGATCGACGTTTTCAATCAGTTTCGCCATCAAAAATCTGGAATTGTTTATCCTCCAATTGCAATCAATCAGCGATTTTGGATTGTTCGACTAGAGCGATTGATCGCTGCACGATTAACTGATGCAACTCGTGCTCAAGTCATCGATCGACTTTACAATCAGTGGCTGCAAACTCAGATTCAGAAAGTCATGAATACACCGGGCGCTATCGCGGTTCATTCTGATTCAGCTTCACCAGTTTTAGCAGTGGCATAG
- a CDS encoding PAS domain S-box protein produces the protein MISPFWKASELQTHQLTAFLERSLKPICVYNDRGERVYISQSFLNLLQTQANQANFFDCFRSEFRSKLAKFWQRASQGEAVQFTIEMKDVKETLECSLEFDQNSKLMFLTIEKSDTRNLTEAYEKAILQSAHLNLATALINLSGDVIQCNENLLNLLGADTQEAINLEEFVHPEDRSSDEQSKRNLLDGLIGFYTIEKRLITKNNGMIWVNLSVSSIEVLTKPSESQFFAVILEDITENKKIYSTLVRTEEKWKTLFLNSPYLFIQTSYSGQIIYISPAVESLLGYQSEELLGRQIKELIHPTNLNEIDLALQLWSNNIQTNPSGVEWWWRAKSNRWVALAIQGQRFPSTLEMDGVMMSGHNITDRKALEIELRENEEKFRSLIVNSMGVAFRCDSSYMMQFVSDKIQAITGYPASVFVNNQIRSYLSIVHPDDIIILKDSLMRTILDRHPHSIEYRIIDANGAIRWVTERKQGIFNQNGYLLCLDGLLLEMSDREPIKAELSD, from the coding sequence ATGATCTCACCATTTTGGAAAGCTTCTGAGCTTCAAACTCATCAACTGACCGCGTTTCTAGAGCGATCGCTAAAACCGATTTGCGTTTACAACGATCGAGGCGAAAGAGTTTACATCAGCCAAAGCTTCTTAAATCTGCTACAAACTCAAGCAAATCAAGCTAACTTTTTCGATTGTTTTCGGTCTGAATTTCGCTCGAAATTAGCGAAATTTTGGCAGCGAGCTTCGCAAGGAGAAGCCGTTCAATTCACAATTGAGATGAAAGACGTAAAGGAGACTTTAGAATGTTCCCTAGAATTTGATCAAAATTCAAAATTAATGTTTTTGACAATCGAAAAGAGCGACACTCGTAATCTTACTGAAGCCTACGAGAAAGCAATTTTACAATCGGCACATCTGAACCTTGCAACTGCATTAATTAATTTAAGCGGAGATGTGATTCAGTGTAATGAAAACCTACTGAATTTACTGGGAGCAGATACACAAGAAGCGATTAATCTTGAAGAATTTGTGCACCCAGAAGATCGAAGCAGCGATGAGCAGTCAAAGCGGAATTTACTGGACGGATTGATTGGGTTTTACACGATCGAGAAACGGCTGATTACTAAAAACAATGGAATGATTTGGGTGAATCTGAGTGTTTCATCGATCGAAGTCTTGACGAAGCCATCTGAATCCCAATTTTTCGCCGTGATATTAGAAGATATTACCGAGAATAAAAAGATATACAGCACACTGGTCAGAACCGAAGAAAAATGGAAAACGCTATTCTTAAATAGCCCTTATTTATTTATTCAAACTAGTTACAGCGGACAAATTATTTACATCAGTCCTGCGGTAGAAAGCCTCTTGGGATATCAATCTGAGGAATTGCTCGGTCGCCAAATTAAAGAGCTAATTCATCCCACTAATTTAAATGAAATTGATCTGGCTTTGCAATTGTGGAGCAACAATATTCAGACGAACCCGTCTGGAGTTGAATGGTGGTGGAGAGCCAAATCCAATCGATGGGTCGCGCTGGCGATTCAGGGTCAACGATTTCCCTCAACGCTGGAGATGGATGGGGTCATGATGAGCGGTCATAATATCACCGATCGTAAAGCGTTAGAAATTGAACTAAGAGAGAATGAGGAGAAATTTAGATCGCTGATTGTTAACAGTATGGGTGTGGCATTTCGATGTGATTCTAGTTACATGATGCAGTTTGTTAGCGACAAAATTCAAGCAATTACTGGATATCCAGCCTCGGTCTTTGTCAACAATCAAATCCGATCTTATTTGAGCATTGTGCATCCCGATGACATTATTATTTTGAAAGATTCGTTAATGCGAACGATCCTCGATCGCCATCCGCATTCCATTGAGTATCGAATCATCGATGCGAATGGTGCAATTCGCTGGGTGACTGAACGAAAGCAAGGAATTTTTAATCAAAATGGCTACCTATTGTGTTTAGATGGACTGCTATTAGAGATGAGCGATCGAGAACCGATTAAAGCTGAGCTATCTGATTAG
- a CDS encoding serine/threonine-protein kinase codes for MIGQLLTGRYLILEKLGTGGFSETYLARDKYLPQHPLCVVKQLRLPVQSKLSIETARQLFEAEAHLLGQLGQNYAQIPTLFAYAHEQDSTYLVQEYIEGDTLAAWVNSPKPFSPKKAIALLLQLLPVLSYIHSHGVIHCDITPSNLIYRRRDSKIVLIDFGAASKTNATQQPALLGTPGYIPDEQCLGMPQISSDLYALGILMIHLLTKADPRQFKQDLISGELDWQHYLKTSLPASLMMILNRLVRSRVSDRYQDASEVLADLKQWRISQRPRPNRLRTVQKVLLPMSAALFCGALISQIPKLNQNYGEQAKSAISQLEQQIIPQTENHLTMLRELSMKSGIDRLLIAPNKQVMVSVGVDRRLQLWSLPDGKQTATLANDRVPITTLVISSDSRFLVSGREDGTLQLWDINRGRLLQQFTGHKKSVIAIAISPDLKIVTSSSKDRTVRQWNLQTGTLIRTLNSPASEVSAIAYPAISDKLITASRDRKLQVWNLRDGQVDRTFSGHTDEIVGLQIVNDHTLISFGKDRGMMWDLKRETLAQVLPEASANSILVSKCKRNIMTVHSNGSIRAWIPKDGQLVMQETGKLDNPKNVAFSPAHDYLVSWNADQRLRFWQIH; via the coding sequence ATGATTGGGCAACTCTTAACCGGGCGTTACCTCATTCTGGAGAAACTAGGCACAGGAGGATTTAGCGAGACTTATCTAGCTCGTGATAAGTATCTTCCTCAGCATCCTCTCTGTGTGGTGAAACAGCTTAGACTTCCTGTACAAAGCAAACTTTCAATCGAAACCGCTCGTCAACTCTTTGAAGCAGAAGCCCATTTGCTCGGACAGCTTGGACAGAATTATGCTCAGATTCCGACGCTGTTTGCTTACGCTCATGAGCAGGATTCGACTTACCTTGTACAGGAATACATTGAAGGTGATACACTCGCCGCTTGGGTGAACTCGCCAAAGCCATTTAGTCCGAAAAAAGCGATCGCGCTTCTCCTACAATTGCTCCCCGTCCTGAGCTACATTCATTCTCACGGTGTAATTCACTGTGATATTACGCCCAGCAATCTAATTTACCGCCGCCGAGACAGTAAGATTGTGTTGATTGACTTCGGTGCAGCTTCTAAAACCAATGCAACTCAGCAACCTGCTCTGCTCGGAACTCCTGGCTATATTCCCGATGAACAATGCTTAGGAATGCCTCAAATCAGCAGTGATCTCTATGCGTTGGGAATCTTGATGATTCATTTATTAACAAAAGCTGATCCCCGACAGTTCAAACAAGACTTAATTTCGGGAGAACTCGACTGGCAGCATTACCTAAAGACCTCTCTTCCAGCTAGTTTAATGATGATTCTGAACCGTTTAGTGCGAAGTCGAGTCAGCGATCGCTATCAAGACGCTTCTGAAGTATTAGCTGATTTGAAACAATGGCGTATCTCTCAACGACCTCGACCGAATCGTCTACGCACTGTCCAAAAAGTGCTCTTACCGATGAGTGCGGCGCTATTTTGCGGTGCTCTGATCTCACAGATCCCTAAGTTAAATCAGAACTATGGTGAACAAGCGAAAAGCGCAATCTCACAACTCGAACAGCAGATTATTCCACAGACAGAGAACCATTTAACGATGCTGCGCGAATTGTCCATGAAATCCGGGATCGATCGATTACTCATTGCTCCAAATAAGCAAGTGATGGTCAGTGTGGGTGTCGATCGTCGATTACAGTTATGGTCGTTACCGGATGGCAAGCAAACGGCAACTCTGGCAAATGATCGAGTTCCGATTACAACACTCGTGATTAGTTCAGATAGTAGATTTTTAGTGAGTGGTCGCGAAGATGGTACACTTCAGCTTTGGGATATCAATCGGGGTCGATTGCTGCAACAATTTACAGGGCATAAAAAATCTGTGATTGCGATCGCAATTAGTCCGGATCTCAAAATAGTGACCAGTAGTAGTAAAGACAGAACAGTTCGTCAATGGAATCTACAAACAGGCACCTTGATTAGAACGCTCAATTCTCCTGCATCAGAAGTGAGCGCGATCGCTTATCCAGCTATTTCTGACAAACTGATCACTGCAAGCCGCGATCGCAAGCTTCAAGTTTGGAATCTCCGAGATGGACAAGTCGATCGTACATTCTCCGGACACACTGACGAGATTGTAGGACTACAGATCGTCAATGATCACACCCTCATTAGCTTTGGTAAAGACCGAGGAATGATGTGGGATTTAAAGCGTGAAACGCTTGCCCAAGTGCTACCAGAAGCATCTGCCAACTCAATTTTAGTGTCTAAATGTAAGCGCAACATTATGACAGTTCATAGTAACGGGAGTATTCGCGCTTGGATTCCAAAAGATGGACAGCTTGTGATGCAAGAGACGGGTAAGCTGGACAATCCAAAGAACGTCGCATTTAGCCCAGCTCATGACTACCTCGTGAGTTGGAATGCAGATCAACGGTTACGCTTCTGGCAAATTCACTAA
- a CDS encoding FHA domain-containing protein — protein MLTLKSVNFEQREFQIHQLEKSHPEQTEWVIGRHTTCDLVLASPEVSRVHGRIVYLDSSYYFVDVGSASGSVLNGEIIPVEEPRQLQLGDLLQLGETFLHVEELTPLTDVMSIEPSNQSWNNENLVCRCCRIINETPDVKTFCFVAEPAIQFAYLPGQFVNIEVTIDNQTIIRPYSISSSPTRPYHLSITVKRVPGGLVSNWLQDHLKIGDRVKLIGGAMGRFTCVPNVPKKLLFISAGSGITPMMSMLRWLQDTLSDCDITFLHSAATPEDIIFRKELEAIADQMPNLRLAVTMTRTHQAWMGLIGRISESMLSIVVPDLLDRSVYVCGSEQFMQSIRTLLESIGFPMQNYQEESFGGQSLKPTIQVERNGKGSTQKNSASILHFTESDQQVLIEHDTPILEIAEQAGVQIRHACRAGACGMCKVKVRKGEVRYETSPTALSIADQEAGYALCCVAYPVDSLEVEA, from the coding sequence ATGTTGACACTAAAATCAGTAAACTTTGAGCAACGAGAATTCCAGATTCATCAGCTTGAAAAATCTCACCCCGAACAAACCGAATGGGTCATCGGACGGCATACGACTTGTGATCTGGTGCTTGCGAGTCCCGAAGTCAGCCGAGTTCATGGACGGATTGTTTATCTAGATAGTTCCTACTACTTTGTTGATGTCGGCAGTGCATCTGGATCTGTCTTAAATGGTGAGATTATTCCTGTGGAAGAACCGCGTCAACTTCAACTTGGTGATTTACTTCAGCTTGGAGAAACGTTCTTGCACGTTGAAGAACTCACTCCTCTAACTGATGTAATGTCGATCGAGCCTTCTAACCAATCTTGGAACAATGAAAATCTCGTTTGTCGCTGTTGTCGCATCATTAACGAAACACCGGATGTGAAAACCTTTTGTTTTGTCGCTGAACCTGCGATTCAGTTTGCGTACTTACCCGGTCAGTTTGTCAACATCGAAGTCACGATCGACAATCAAACGATCATCCGCCCTTACTCGATTTCTTCGTCTCCGACTCGTCCGTATCATCTGAGCATCACAGTCAAACGTGTTCCTGGCGGGCTGGTTTCTAACTGGCTACAGGATCATCTTAAAATTGGCGATCGCGTTAAGCTCATCGGTGGTGCAATGGGTCGCTTTACCTGTGTGCCGAATGTTCCAAAAAAGCTACTGTTCATCTCTGCGGGAAGTGGTATCACACCGATGATGTCCATGTTGCGCTGGCTGCAAGATACCTTATCGGATTGTGATATTACGTTTCTTCATAGTGCTGCAACTCCGGAGGATATTATCTTCCGAAAAGAGCTTGAAGCGATCGCGGATCAGATGCCAAATTTGCGCCTTGCGGTCACGATGACTCGAACTCATCAAGCTTGGATGGGTCTAATCGGGCGGATTTCTGAATCGATGCTGTCGATCGTTGTACCCGATTTGCTCGATCGCTCCGTTTACGTGTGCGGCTCAGAACAGTTTATGCAAAGCATTCGCACTCTGTTAGAGAGCATTGGATTTCCCATGCAGAACTATCAGGAGGAAAGCTTTGGGGGTCAATCACTTAAACCCACTATCCAGGTTGAGCGCAATGGAAAAGGTTCTACTCAAAAGAATTCGGCTTCCATCCTTCACTTTACTGAGTCAGACCAGCAAGTCTTGATCGAGCATGATACTCCGATTTTAGAAATTGCAGAACAAGCAGGAGTACAGATCCGCCATGCTTGTCGGGCAGGGGCTTGTGGAATGTGTAAAGTCAAAGTTCGCAAAGGGGAAGTTCGATATGAAACTTCTCCGACTGCATTATCGATCGCAGATCAAGAAGCGGGATATGCTCTTTGCTGTGTTGCTTATCCAGTGGACTCTTTAGAAGTTGAGGCTTAA